One Williamsia phyllosphaerae DNA segment encodes these proteins:
- a CDS encoding ABC transporter ATP-binding protein, whose protein sequence is MNIPLALRAEGLTKSFSDRRGGIVRAVDGVDLAIRQGEVVAFLGPNGAGKTTTLDMILGLSNPDSGRVELFGHSPAEAVAAGRISAVTQTGGLLDDFTVGETVAIVASTYGGSIDPATVMARADIADIAGRKVSKCSGGERQRVKFALALLGDPDLIVLDEPTAGMDVESRRGFWAAMRDDAGNGRTIVFATHYLEEADDFADRIVMIAGGRVVADGSTAQIRARASGRVVSAAAAPDRIDWIIANAPNVTATEVRGGRVYLTTEDSDTVARFLFQYDAAHDLEIVAHNLEDAFVALTSSTPEKTR, encoded by the coding sequence ATGAACATCCCACTCGCACTCCGTGCCGAAGGACTGACCAAGTCCTTCTCCGACAGGCGGGGCGGCATCGTCCGTGCCGTCGACGGCGTCGACCTCGCCATCCGTCAGGGTGAGGTCGTCGCGTTTCTCGGCCCCAACGGCGCAGGCAAGACCACGACGCTCGACATGATCCTCGGCCTGAGCAACCCGGACTCCGGTCGCGTCGAGCTGTTCGGCCACAGCCCGGCCGAAGCGGTTGCCGCCGGGCGTATCTCGGCGGTCACCCAGACCGGTGGGCTGCTCGACGACTTCACGGTCGGTGAGACGGTCGCCATCGTCGCCTCCACGTACGGCGGCTCGATCGATCCCGCCACGGTCATGGCCCGCGCCGACATCGCCGACATCGCCGGTCGCAAGGTCTCGAAATGCTCGGGTGGAGAACGTCAACGGGTGAAGTTCGCGCTGGCGCTGCTGGGCGACCCCGACCTCATCGTCCTCGACGAGCCGACCGCGGGGATGGACGTCGAGTCTCGCCGGGGCTTCTGGGCGGCCATGCGCGACGACGCGGGCAACGGTCGCACCATCGTCTTCGCGACCCACTATCTCGAGGAGGCCGACGACTTCGCCGACCGAATCGTGATGATCGCCGGCGGCCGGGTGGTCGCCGACGGTTCGACGGCACAGATCCGCGCCCGGGCCTCGGGCCGCGTCGTCTCCGCCGCAGCGGCCCCGGACCGGATCGACTGGATCATCGCCAACGCACCGAACGTCACCGCCACCGAGGTGCGGGGTGGGCGCGTCTACCTGACCACCGAGGACTCCGACACCGTCGCGCGCTTCCTGTTCCAGTACGACGCCGCCCACGATCTCGAGATCGTCGCCCACAACCTCGAGGACGCGTTCG